Part of the Catalinimonas alkaloidigena genome is shown below.
AGTGAGTGATACAATCTCTCCGGCAGCAGCACCAAACATTACAAGTATGTTGTTTTGATCAGCGCCAAAATTTTGACCGCTAATGGTAACGATTTCCTCTACAGTGCCATAGGTTCTGTCAATGTTATTGATGACAGGGGCTTGAGCATGTACATGCTGTAAGACAGTGAGTATGAGGACGAACGCAAGTAGATATCGGTAGGATTGCATAAGATTCCTGAATAAGTCAATTCAATCAGACAAGATAAGTCCTGTTACCTCCATAAGCCCTCAAACAGTGTGGAGAAGCCAACCTTTGTAATATCTTTTGATAGAATGAACAAAACTAAAAAAGGGCTTTTTAGAGGATTTTTCTTAAATAGGGGAGAGTTGTATTTATAGACCTTGTTGAATCTTTTTTTCAAAATCATAAAGCTGATTTTATGGATGCGTTATTATTAGTGGATATTCAGAATGACTTTTTATCGGGAGGTGCACTGGAGGTAGAAGAAGGCGACCAGATTGTACCTGTAGTGAATGACCTTCAGCCTTATTTTGACCTGGTAGTGGCTACCCAGGATTTTCACCCGGCTGATCATGCTAGCTTTGCCGCTAACCATGAAGGTAAAAAGCCGGGAGACCACATTGATTTAGGCGGTTTAGATCAGATTCTCTGGCCGGTACACTGTGTACAGGGTTCTGAAGGAGCTGAGTTTTCCAAAGATCTGAACATGGACAAAGTCGCTACTGTAGTAAAGAAAGGCCTGGATAAAAATATTGACAGTTATAGTGGGTTTTACGATAATGGACATAAACGTGCCACCGGCCTAAGCAAGTATCTGAAAGACAAAGGAGTTGATAGAGTATTTATCACTGGCTTAGCAGCTGATGTCTGTGTAAAGTTTACTGCCCTGGATGCCCTGAAAGAAGGCTTTGAGACAGTAGTGATCAAAGATGCTACGCGGGCAGTCAATTTACAGGAAGGTGATTATGAGAAAACTATGGAAGAACTGAGAGAAGAAGGGGTGAAAGTGATGCAGAGCAAAGACGTAGTGAAGATGAAAACCTGAGTCTGTGCTTACCTAAAAAAAGAAAGCTCTGCCAAATAAAAGGCAGAGCTTCATAAAGAATTATTTTGAGCAAGATTACATACTGCCAATTTTGGCTATCAGGTCAGCGGTTCTGGCTGAGTAACCTGCTTCATTATCATACCAGGAAATACACTTCACCATATTACCATTAACACTGGTAAATGGAGCGTCAAAAATAGATGAATGAGGATTTCCTACAATATCAGAAGATACAATAGGAGCCTCACTGTATTCTAAAATCCCCTTCATCGGACCTTCTGCGGCCTCTTTGAGCGCTGCATTGACTTCTTCAGCAGTTACGTCCTTATCTAAGACGCAAGTAAGGTCAGTCAACGAACCGGTGATTGTAGGTACACGCATTGCGTTTCCATCCAGTTTCCCTTTAAGGTCGGGAAGTACCAAGCCTACGGCTTTGGCTGCGCCAGTAGTAGTAGGTACAATGTTAACAGCAGCAGCACGAGCTCTTCTCAAGTCTTTGTGAGGAGCATCCTGAATATTCTGGTCAGCTGTATAGGCGTGGATCGTAGTAATAAATCCTTTCTGGATACCAAACTTATCGTGGATTACCTTAGCCATAGGAGCCAGGCAGTTGGTAGTACAAGAAGCATTTGAAAGTATAGTTTCGCTGCCGGTAAGTGTATCGTCATTTACGCCCAATACTACAGTAGGAATGTTGCCCTTAGCAGGCGCAGAGATCACTACTTTCTTGGCTCCGGCTGTCAGGTGTTTTCCTGAACCTTCTTCGTCTACGAATCTACCGGTAGACTCGAGTACTACATCAATACCCATATCTCCCCAGGGAAGAGCCGCGGGATCTCTCTGTGCAAGTACTGTAATTTTTTTGCCGTTCACGGTGATAGAATCACTGTCATGGGTGACTTCGTGAGGAAAAATTCCGTGAGCTGAATCATATTTCAGCAGATGGGCAAGTGTTTTAGTATCGGTTAGGTCATTGATGGCAACGACATCAATGTTTTCTTTGGTAAGCAGTCTTCTGAAGGTCAGCCTTCCAATTCTGCCAAAACCGTTAATAGCTACTTTCATGTTAGCGTCTTTATTAAAGTTAAAAGTAATTGTTCGACAAAAATACAATCCCCTAGGTTACAATCAAGTTTTAGATCGTAGTTAAGAGAATATATACACTTCGATTATACTCGTTTTAATAAAACTTGTTTAGGAATATTGGTGTTAGTATGACTGAAATGCTTTATTTGGAGACATTTGAACTCTATTTCAAGAAAAATAGCGTCATCGTTTTGCAATTTTAAAACAGCGCTTTATATTTGCGGTCTCAAAACCAAAAGAGGTTAACATGGTCCGTTCGTCTAGGGGTTAGGACGCCAGGTTTTCATCCTGGTAACAGGGGTTCGATTCCCCTACGGACTACTTAAATTTTGTTTAATTCACTTTCTCACTGTTTGCAATTGAGAAAAACTTTCGCCACGCTGAGTGGTGATTGACGGTCCGTTCGTCTAGGGGTTAGGACGCCAGGTTTTCATCCTGGTAACAGGGGTTCGATTCCCCTACGGACTACCAAAGTCCTTGTCATTACGACAAGGACTTTTTTATTTTACACCCTTCCGCGTTCTTATCCGCACTTAATGTTATTGGTTTACAGCCTTAACTTATGGAAGCACACGAAAAATTCCGGTCCTTTATGCGGTTGGCGTTATTGTTTTAGCTCGGTAATTGCTGGCCCGGAAAACGTTTTGAAGAGCATGTAAAATTGACTCGCCTATCACGGAGGTATGGCAACTGCTAATCGGATAGCTCCTGTCGGAGAAACTTTCAGCTGTATTGAAGGTGTATTACAGACTGTAGAAATACATGGGAAAGAGCAATTCGGGCAAGGGTTTCTTGACTTGATCGAAGAAGGAGCTTATCTGTATAATTCGGAGCCTCCCGCTCACACGCTTACTATTGCGGAGTCTGTGTCTAACAATGGCAGTATTGCCTTTGTGCATCCATCGTATGGGCGTAAGCGGTTTTCTTACGCTACCCTTTAGATAAGACCAAAAACTTATGTGCTGGGCAGAAGCTATCAGGTTTATGAGCCCCTTGAAGAAATCATAACGCAGATAGCTGAATATTGCGTAGCCTAAAAACACTTTCTTTGTCATTTAGCGTTTACTCACAATGTCAATATATTCGTACATGCCTTTGGTCGTAAGATAGGGTACGAGCATGCTAAAGGCAAGCATCGTGTAGTGCTTAAGTTTTTGTTGTTCATCCCCTTCATACAATACCTCGGCATGCCCTATCCAGGCATCCGATAAGAGGCTCAGTTGCTCAGTTAGGTGAGCATACTGGCTGACAGGAATATCATTTTTGAAAATTCCCTCTTGCGTTAAAGCTTCTGTAAATTGTGAGAGCTGCTGTTTTCGTGTATGCGTCAGTGCTCGGTAGTGTAGTTGTATCTTAGGATATTTACGCATGATGGCTACAAAATCTGCCATTAAAAAACGATAGGCATAGAGCTTATGGTATACATATGACAAGGTCTGGTAAACCAGATGCAGGCTAAAACTTTGTGCTTCAAATTGGGTAAGCTGCTGGTCGAAAGCCTCTACAAGTTGCATATACAGAGCATATACTAAATCCTCTTTGGTGCGGAAGTGGTACCGTAAGTTACCATCACTGATTTTTAGAGTGGCAGCGATATTTTTGGCTGAAGTACTCTCCAAGCCTCTTTCATTAAATAAGTCTTTGGCTGTTGCTAATATTTTTTCTTTGGTATTCATTATAAAAATTAGTATAGCTCTACAGAGCTAATGTATGAAAATAATTTTATACCTTTGCTTTAGCCCTAAAGAGCTAATTTTAATGACATGAAAAAAATAGCAATAATCGGTGGAGGTATAGGCGGTTTATGCGCAGCTGTAGCCCTACAGCAAAAAGGTTTTGACGCTCAGGTGTACGAAAAAGCTCCGCAGCTAAAGGCAGTGGGAGCAGGGATAAGTCTTTCGGCCAATGCGGTACTGGCACTTCGGCAAATAAAGCTGGATGAGCCATTGATACAGGCAGGCAATATTTTGCGGCATATGCGTATTCTGGATGAAAAGGGAAAGCAGATTGCTGATACCAATCTTGAACCGGTTGAGCGAGAATTCGGAGCGGTAAACTTTTCCATCCACCGAGCGATACTGCATGAAATTTTGATGGAACATCTAACTCCCGGAAGTCTGCATTTGGGGAAGGCCTTGAGTAGTTTTCAGCAGCACAAACAAGTTATGCGCTGTACTTTTGAAGACGGAGCAGAAGTTAGCGCTGATGCCGTTATTGCTTTTGATGGCATTCATTCTGCGGTGCGTAAGCAGTTATTGCCTGAGTTGGACATAAGATACGCAGGTTATACCTGCTGGAGAGCTATTATAGATTATGTCCCTGAAGGATGGGAAGGGCATCAGGCTACCGAAACATGGGGCAGAAATGGAAGGTTTGGAATCGTACCTATAGGCCATGGAAAACTGTACTGGTTTGCTACTGCCAATGCCCCTGAGCAAGATCAGCGAATGCGGTTTTTTGGAGTACAGGAACTAAGAAAACATTTTGAAAGCTACCATGCGCCAATTGATGATATCCTTAGTCATACGCGAGACGAGCATTTGATCTGGAACGATATTATTGACCTTAAACCTATTCCTCAGTATGCTTTTGGCAGAGTAGCATTGGCTGGGGATGCAGCACATGCCACTACACCCAATATGGGCCAGGGTGCCTGCATGGCTATTGAAGATGCGATGGTCATAGCTAATTTGCTGGAAAGGTATGGGGTAGAAGAAGCATTTCAGAGATATGAAAGCCAGCGCATGAAAAGAACTCATACCATTGTCAAGTCATCTTATCAGCTAGGAAAAGTAGCACAATGGGAAAATAAGCTGCTTGCAAAATTAAGAAATATTGCTTTTCGCTTAATCCCAGTGTCAGTACAGCAAAAACAGATCAGGCAGGTATATAATGTAAAATTATGATTTTGAGGCGCTTTCGGAGAGCATCTCAACAAGCCTTTCTTTAGAAAGAGGCTTACTGATGAAGCGACTTACAGCGTCATATTGTAGTGCTTCCTCATTGTCCTTCTCCCGCACAGAACTGGTGAGAATGACTATTTCTGTCTGTGCATATTGAGGATAGTAAAGCTCTTCGTATTTTTCTACAAAATCCACACCGCCCAGTTCAGGCATATTGAGGTCAAGAAGTATATAACGAGGAAACTTCTTTCCTTCTGAGTGAAGTTCCTTCAAGGCTTCTAATGCCTCTACGCCACTACTGTAGGTAACAAAAAGATCGGAATAGCCTGATTTCTCTATGAGCATCGCATAGATCTCAAGCGCATCTTCATCATCATCAATCATGAATATCATAACTGCTCAAATTTATTAATATTCTTTCAAGAATATTTTAAATACTGACCCTTTATCGGGTTGACTGTTTACTTCAATATAACCACCATTTTTTTCCAGAATTGTTTGGATAATATAGAGTCCCAAACCCATTCCTTCTACACGCTTATTGATCCTGCGAAAAGGTAAAAAGAGCTGTTCACGATATTTGATCAAATTGATTCCCACTCCGTTATCCTCAAAAATTATGAGGCAGTGCTCTTTTTTTCGCTTTAGACTAATTTTTAGCTGTAGTGCTTGATCAGGTTTGCAGTGCTTAATCGCATTACTGATCATATTATCAATAATAGTGTATAAATAGCTTTTTACATAATTGACTGTACAGCTTTCTTCATCATTTATCTGTACGATAGCCTGGGTTTGCTGTATTACACCCTGCTTGCGCTCAAGTACGTGTTCCAGAATTTCTCTGAGAGAGATGTTTTGCTTCAGCTCTTCAGGGTGGCTATGCAACTCTATGACCTGAATCAGTCCTTTTAAGGAAGTGTCAAGATGATTTACGCTGCGAATAATTTTGGGTAGCACTTTTTGCCTCTGCTCTGCTGAAAGGTCATAAAAAGTGTCTGCAAGGAGCTGAAGGCGAGCTACGGGTACTCGCAAATCATGGGCGGTAGCATGTACAAGGTCATCCAGGTATTGATTTATACGGCTGAGCTGATGGTTTTTTTCTTCAATCTGTTCGGATTGCTTCTTCCGTTCGTGTATGTCAGTAGCTGAGCTAACCCAATGGGTAATTTTACCTGAATCATTCTTCATGGGCATGCTCCTGACCAGATGCCAGCGATAGGTATTGTCCTTAGCTTTTTTCAGCCTGTATTCAATTTCACAAGGTTCTTCGGAATGTAATGCTTTTTGCCACAACCTCAGGCTTTCTTCAAAGTCATCGGGGTGAATGGTTTCCTGCCATCTGTTTCTTTTTAATTCTCTGAGCGTGTACCCGGTATAACGAAAAAAGCGTTTGTTGAAATATTCCGGTTGCCCATCGGAGCGAATAATCCAGAGGAGCTGGGCCATATGCTCTGTCAGAAACTTGAGCCTTTTCATTTTTTTGTGACCGGTGCCCAGGCTGTTCACTGAAGTGGCAGTGATTTCATCATTTTTTTCCCCCGCTATCCATGCCTGCTCTGCTTCATACAGTTCCTTGCGCAAATTGAGTATCTTTTTTCTTAGCATCTCTCTTGAGTTGTTAGGCTCTGAAGCCTTGCTTTGTTGAAAAGAAGAGTTACTCATGCTAAAAAAATATGGGCTGAAGTATATAAAGTGGCAAGCAGACCTGTGGAGACCTGCATGCAACGTTAAAAAATAACAGATCGTTACAAGAGTAATGAAAAAGTGAGGGAGTTTGTTTTTTCTCATCCTCCATAATCATTGGAATTTGTAAATTACACCGCTGTGCTTTACCATTAGCATATAAAGCCTTATTATTATTCATTGACTTATAGAAAAATTTGATTTCACCTATGGCTATTAAAAAAGCATTTAATCTGAGAAAATGGATAGACGAACACCGTGATATTTTGAAACCTCCGGTCGGGAATGCTCAGGTGTACGAAGATACTGATGACTTTATTGTGATGGTGGTGGGTGGTCCCAATACCCGTAAGGATTTCCATTACAATGAGACGGAAGAGTTCTTTTACCAACTGGAAGGAGAAATCACTGTAAAGGTACGTGAAGAGGGCGAAATCAAAGATGTAGTCATCAAAGAAGGGGATATCTTTCTTTGTCCTGCCAGGATGCACCACAGCCCACGCCGCCCTGCCAATACCATAGGTCTGGTGATTGAAAAAAAGCGAAATGCTGAGCATACCGATGGCTTAATCTGGTACTGCGAAAATTGTGGGCATAAGATGTATGAAGAATATTTCCCTCTGAAAAATATTGTAGAGCAGCTGCCGCCTATTATCAATAAGTTTCACAACTCGCAGGAACTGCGTACCTGTGACCAGTGCGGCACGTATATGGAAATTCCCGAAGCCCCTAAGGCTGAGCAGGTAAAATAATAAGCTATAATGTCAATGACAGACCTACCAGATTGTCGAAATCTGGCGGGTCTAGTTTCATAAGAGAGTTTTTGGGAGATTAGAGCTCATTCAGTGCCCAGTCATATTCGTAGTAGCTTAACTCATAAGAAGAGGGAATTTTCTCTTTTCGATATGTATTGATATAAGCCAATACGGAAGAAGCTTCCTGCTTGAAATCATCTTTGTACCACTCAAAAATTTTGGAAACAGCTACTTCTTTCTGGCCGGACTTTAGCCGGATAAAATCATTGTTATTTAAAGCTTTTTTAGTAAGCTGGTTCATCTGTTCGTCCAAGCGATCAGCCTGAACAGCATGCTGAGGCAGAGGAGGACAGCTTTGTGCCGCGCATACCAGTGCAAAATGGATACGTGCATCTTTATAGGGCTGTAGTAACTTTTGTTTTTCCAATTCATTGAGCGTAAGCATCTCTCCGGCTACTTTGTGCTTTTGCTGGTCAAAAAAACCATCAATTTTCATGGGTGAGCTTACCGGATAATTTTCAGCAATCTGCCGGATGACGATTAGGTTATACGCATTGATATAAAAAGCTTTCTTTTCAGCATCAGCCATACGCTGTGCAGACATCTTCGCGATCTGTTGGTAAAGGGCTTCTACTTCTTCCATATTTTGTTTCACAGCCTGATAATCTACCAGGCCATGCTCAACATAACTCCCAAAAAACTGATCGGCTTCTTGTGTGAAGTCAGTTATATTGAGTGCATTTGCGGGAGTTAGGGCGAAGTATGCAAAAAATACAAATAGGTGTTTCATGCGTTTAAATTTAAAGTGCTTTTGTAAATAACGGATTAGATAAGCATAAGGGATGTCAACTGCTTGACATTTTATATATTACGTCCGCCTTAGCTTTACCTTAATTTTTTCATTTTTTATCCTCTGTTTCATGAAAAAAGTTTGCATTGTAGGAAATGGTATAGCAGGCATCACTGCCGCGCGCCATATCCGCAAACAGAAATCAGCCTCTGAATATAGTATAACAGTAATCTCTGCCGAGACCCAATATTTTTTCTCACGCACAGCGCTCATGTATATTTACATGGGCCATATGCTTTATGAACATACCAAACCTTATGAGGATTGGTTTTGGGATAAAAACGATATCCAACTGGTACAGGATTATGTAGAGAAAGTAGATTGCCAGGAAAAGAAACTCAAGCTAAAAGCCGGAGGCAATTTGCCTTACGATATACTGCTACTGGCAACCGGCTCCAAAGGAAATCGGGCAGGCTGGCCGGGAGAAGAGCTCAAGGGTGTGCAGGGTATGATCAGCAAGCAGGATATTGATGCGATGGAAGAGAATACCAAAGGCATTGAGCGGGGCGTGATTGTAGGAGGTGGCCTGATCGGTATAGAAATGGCAGAGTGTCTGCATTCGCGTGAGATACCCGTGAGTTTGCTCATTCGTGAGAGGGCGTACTGGGATCACATTCTGCCTCAGCAGGAAGCGGAAATGGTAAGCCAGCACATTCGTAAACATGGAATTGACCTCAGAGAAAATACAAATTTTAAGGAGATAAAAGGTGACGAAAATGGGAGAGTGAAGGCTGCGGTGACCGAAGATAGTGAAGAAATTCCTTGTCAGTTTGTAGGGATTACCATAGGTGTAAAGCCTAACATAGCGTTTTTAAAAGGTTCTGACATTGAAACCGACCGAGGCATACTCGTCAACGAATTTCTGGAAACCAATGTACCGGATGTTTATGCCGCCGGAGATTGTGTTCAACATAAGGTGGCTCCCGCTGGTCGCAGAAATCTGGAGCAGATCTGGTACAGTGGGCGAATGCAGGGTGAAACCGTTGCTCGTACCATCTGCGGAGAAAAGATGAAGTACGTGCCGGGTGTATTCTTTAACTCCGCAAAGTTTTTTGATATAGAATACCAGGTCTACGGAGAAGTTAACGCGCAGCAAAAAGAAGATGAAGAACAGTTTTACTGGATCAATACGGAAAAGGAGGTAGCCTTCCGGGTAGCCTTTGAGAAAGAAAGCGGAGCCGTCAAGGGCTTTAATTTGATGGGCATTCGCTATCGCCACGAGCTTTGTGCCCGCTGGATCAAAGAGAAGCGGGACATTGGCTTTGTGATGCAGCATCTGAAAGAAGCTAATTTTGATCCTGAGTTTTTTAAGCATTATGAGCCGGAGATAATCAACAAATTCAACCAGGACTTTCCCGATAGAGCGGTACAGCCCAGGAAGAAAAACATAATCGCCGCACTTTTTGGATTATAAAAAATATTAATATGAACAGAGTATATGGCATACGCTTATTCGGACTACTTATCTTTCTGCTAGGCTTCGGCTTGTTTGTTGGCATCTTCTTCATGTCTGACTATGAGCTGGACCAGAAAGTACTGAAACAGGAGTTGGCCACTTCCAATGAAGCCTCTTCACCTAATGCGGCGCAACCGGAAACCGAACAAACCGATCAGGAAGGAGAAACAAGCAAGAGTGGGGGCAGCCTTTACCATATTGTGCTGGAAGAAGCTCAAAACATGATAAGCAAAACCTACGAAACCAATTTTGCTTTCGTGGATGATCTGAACGCAGCCTGGGATGCTGCTAATATTCGGGTTCGCGATCTGTACGGTATAGGTGATGAAGAAGTGAGTCGTATAGTCTCAGAGGTAGCAGCCAATGATCTTACCTACACCGCCGAAGTGGTGAAGAACACGCTAAAGAGGGAAGATGAGGCTACTAGCCTCAAGAGAGAGAAGCTCCTGGCCTACACCGGCTTCCTGGAAGGTAAACAGTTTGGCAGTGAAGAAGAACTGAAGTCTCAGTTGCAGAAGACCGTAGCCAGCGTCAACAATGACATTGCAGGCCAGAAGGGGATCAG
Proteins encoded:
- a CDS encoding 3-hydroxyanthranilate 3,4-dioxygenase translates to MAIKKAFNLRKWIDEHRDILKPPVGNAQVYEDTDDFIVMVVGGPNTRKDFHYNETEEFFYQLEGEITVKVREEGEIKDVVIKEGDIFLCPARMHHSPRRPANTIGLVIEKKRNAEHTDGLIWYCENCGHKMYEEYFPLKNIVEQLPPIINKFHNSQELRTCDQCGTYMEIPEAPKAEQVK
- a CDS encoding DUF547 domain-containing protein; translation: MKHLFVFFAYFALTPANALNITDFTQEADQFFGSYVEHGLVDYQAVKQNMEEVEALYQQIAKMSAQRMADAEKKAFYINAYNLIVIRQIAENYPVSSPMKIDGFFDQQKHKVAGEMLTLNELEKQKLLQPYKDARIHFALVCAAQSCPPLPQHAVQADRLDEQMNQLTKKALNNNDFIRLKSGQKEVAVSKIFEWYKDDFKQEASSVLAYINTYRKEKIPSSYELSYYEYDWALNEL
- a CDS encoding response regulator, with the translated sequence MIFMIDDDEDALEIYAMLIEKSGYSDLFVTYSSGVEALEALKELHSEGKKFPRYILLDLNMPELGGVDFVEKYEELYYPQYAQTEIVILTSSVREKDNEEALQYDAVSRFISKPLSKERLVEMLSESASKS
- a CDS encoding TetR/AcrR family transcriptional regulator; amino-acid sequence: MNTKEKILATAKDLFNERGLESTSAKNIAATLKISDGNLRYHFRTKEDLVYALYMQLVEAFDQQLTQFEAQSFSLHLVYQTLSYVYHKLYAYRFLMADFVAIMRKYPKIQLHYRALTHTRKQQLSQFTEALTQEGIFKNDIPVSQYAHLTEQLSLLSDAWIGHAEVLYEGDEQQKLKHYTMLAFSMLVPYLTTKGMYEYIDIVSKR
- a CDS encoding FAD-dependent monooxygenase, with product MKKIAIIGGGIGGLCAAVALQQKGFDAQVYEKAPQLKAVGAGISLSANAVLALRQIKLDEPLIQAGNILRHMRILDEKGKQIADTNLEPVEREFGAVNFSIHRAILHEILMEHLTPGSLHLGKALSSFQQHKQVMRCTFEDGAEVSADAVIAFDGIHSAVRKQLLPELDIRYAGYTCWRAIIDYVPEGWEGHQATETWGRNGRFGIVPIGHGKLYWFATANAPEQDQRMRFFGVQELRKHFESYHAPIDDILSHTRDEHLIWNDIIDLKPIPQYAFGRVALAGDAAHATTPNMGQGACMAIEDAMVIANLLERYGVEEAFQRYESQRMKRTHTIVKSSYQLGKVAQWENKLLAKLRNIAFRLIPVSVQQKQIRQVYNVKL
- the pncA gene encoding bifunctional nicotinamidase/pyrazinamidase codes for the protein MDALLLVDIQNDFLSGGALEVEEGDQIVPVVNDLQPYFDLVVATQDFHPADHASFAANHEGKKPGDHIDLGGLDQILWPVHCVQGSEGAEFSKDLNMDKVATVVKKGLDKNIDSYSGFYDNGHKRATGLSKYLKDKGVDRVFITGLAADVCVKFTALDALKEGFETVVIKDATRAVNLQEGDYEKTMEELREEGVKVMQSKDVVKMKT
- the gap gene encoding type I glyceraldehyde-3-phosphate dehydrogenase codes for the protein MKVAINGFGRIGRLTFRRLLTKENIDVVAINDLTDTKTLAHLLKYDSAHGIFPHEVTHDSDSITVNGKKITVLAQRDPAALPWGDMGIDVVLESTGRFVDEEGSGKHLTAGAKKVVISAPAKGNIPTVVLGVNDDTLTGSETILSNASCTTNCLAPMAKVIHDKFGIQKGFITTIHAYTADQNIQDAPHKDLRRARAAAVNIVPTTTGAAKAVGLVLPDLKGKLDGNAMRVPTITGSLTDLTCVLDKDVTAEEVNAALKEAAEGPMKGILEYSEAPIVSSDIVGNPHSSIFDAPFTSVNGNMVKCISWYDNEAGYSARTADLIAKIGSM
- a CDS encoding NAD(P)/FAD-dependent oxidoreductase; the protein is MKKVCIVGNGIAGITAARHIRKQKSASEYSITVISAETQYFFSRTALMYIYMGHMLYEHTKPYEDWFWDKNDIQLVQDYVEKVDCQEKKLKLKAGGNLPYDILLLATGSKGNRAGWPGEELKGVQGMISKQDIDAMEENTKGIERGVIVGGGLIGIEMAECLHSREIPVSLLIRERAYWDHILPQQEAEMVSQHIRKHGIDLRENTNFKEIKGDENGRVKAAVTEDSEEIPCQFVGITIGVKPNIAFLKGSDIETDRGILVNEFLETNVPDVYAAGDCVQHKVAPAGRRNLEQIWYSGRMQGETVARTICGEKMKYVPGVFFNSAKFFDIEYQVYGEVNAQQKEDEEQFYWINTEKEVAFRVAFEKESGAVKGFNLMGIRYRHELCARWIKEKRDIGFVMQHLKEANFDPEFFKHYEPEIINKFNQDFPDRAVQPRKKNIIAALFGL
- a CDS encoding sensor histidine kinase, whose product is MSNSSFQQSKASEPNNSREMLRKKILNLRKELYEAEQAWIAGEKNDEITATSVNSLGTGHKKMKRLKFLTEHMAQLLWIIRSDGQPEYFNKRFFRYTGYTLRELKRNRWQETIHPDDFEESLRLWQKALHSEEPCEIEYRLKKAKDNTYRWHLVRSMPMKNDSGKITHWVSSATDIHERKKQSEQIEEKNHQLSRINQYLDDLVHATAHDLRVPVARLQLLADTFYDLSAEQRQKVLPKIIRSVNHLDTSLKGLIQVIELHSHPEELKQNISLREILEHVLERKQGVIQQTQAIVQINDEESCTVNYVKSYLYTIIDNMISNAIKHCKPDQALQLKISLKRKKEHCLIIFEDNGVGINLIKYREQLFLPFRRINKRVEGMGLGLYIIQTILEKNGGYIEVNSQPDKGSVFKIFLKEY